The following DNA comes from Cryptococcus deuterogattii R265 chromosome 2, complete sequence.
CAGAGGTCGGGAGGAGTTTTCTTGATTTGCTGTATTATACACGTCTGTGCCGTATGCAATCATGATGCCCTAGAGGGATTGAAATGTTGTTCGCCTAAATGGGAGGCGCAGATCAGGAACTGGATGAGCATCCTTTATTGGACCTTGTTCGGCCAGGACCTGGCCAAGATTAGTCAAATCGCCTTGACTCCGGTGCACGTTAAAAAGATCTATTTCACGAATACAATGATTTCTTTTAACGCACTGAACTACCCGTCCTCAAAATCAAGAAAGCGCTCGTATGACTCCACAGATTAAATGCCATGCGTGCAAAGTACAACGTACAAAACAATCTCGAGCCCTAAACGGGtgttttcccttctccaaacAAATCATTCAACCTGCAGTTTATTGCTGTCCCTCCCTCTTAGCCTTGACAGcctctcttctcgcttGCACACCTTTCCTCAACTCATCCAACAAAGGAATAGTCTGCTCCATCGAAATACACGCGTCGGTTACAGAAATACCGTACTTCAATCCAGAAGGTCCCTCGACAGGAACATTTTGTCGGCCTTCGTGGATGTTGGACTCGATCATGACACCGACGATGACGTTGGATGTGGGGCCAGAAGAAAGTTGGGAGGCAATGTCGGCACCGACCTTGATTTGATTGAGGTGTTGTTTGGAGGAGTTACCGTGGGAGCAGTCAATCTGTTTGCTTGTTTTAGCCAATGTACCTTCAAATCAAAAAAATGGTTAGGAAGCATACCATAATCTTGGCAGGTAATCCGCTTTTGTTCAACTTTTCTGCACAAGCAGCCACATCATCCGCTCCATAATTAGGTCCCTTGCTGCTTCCTCTCAAGATGACATGTGTAGAACTGTTTCCCTCAGTCTCAACAATCGCGGACAATCCCTGCTTGGTAACAGACAAAAACGTGTGTCCAGACCCGGCAGCCTTGATGGCATCAATAGCGATCCCGATAGAGCCGTCAGTACCGTTCTTGAAACCGACAGACATGGAGAGTGCAGATGCAAGTTCTCGGTGAACTTGGGATTCCGTAGTTCGGGCCCCGATGGCACCCCAGGCGAAAAGATCGGCGAGGTACTGGGGAGAAATGACATCTGCGGCGCTGTAAGCTTGGGAGTCCTAAAATGGAAAACGGCAAAGACGAACCGAGGAATTCGCCGGCAGCAGGCAAACCAATTTCGGTAATATCCAACAACAATTTTCGAGCAATCTTGAGACCTCGGTTAATTTGGTAAGAACCATTCATGTCGGGGTCATTGATCAATCCCTTCCAGCCAACAGTTGTTCGAGGTCTGACCTAACTGTCAGCTCAATAATATTTGCTTAAACCGGGCGGACATACTTTTCAAAGTAGACTCGCATAACAATTACAAGATCCTCAGCAGCCTGGTCGGCGTACTCTTTGAGAGCTTTGGCGTAGGTAATGGCCTGTTCCGGGTCGTGCACGGAACAAGGGCCGACAACGACGAGCAATCGGTCATCGTCGCCTTTGATGACAGCCTCAACTTGTCGACGACCGTCAAGCACAGTTTGGGCGCCCCTCAATGAGAGGGGAAGTTCTTCATGCAAAATTTGAGGGCTGAGCGAGCATAAGCTTGTAAAATGAATATACTAATATACAGACGTACGGGATAAGAGGCCTGACAATCTTGACCCGTCGGTCGTCTAAGAGTTCCATGGCCTGTTTTCGAATGAGCTCTTTTGCCGTTCAAATCAAGCAAAAATACGACTTACGTCTCGGACAGATACTCTTGTAGGTGAGGGCATTTCTGGAATAGGGGTTCTGGATATGCAGATGTAATAAATGTAAAGTCAATTGAGTAACAGATTGTGACCATTTTAAACTTGGGTTCGCTATTCCCCTTCGGCCCATTCGTCGAGTCAAAATTATATTTATCCGCAGTGAATCATCTGCGAGATCGGTGAGGAGCGCTTATGACGATCCCGCCGTCGCTTATATTTTATAACCTTTCCCAACCATGCTTTATCTTGGAGCTCCTACAGCTGTACCAACTAATATATACAAGGCTTAAAGTGATACTAAGGAGACATCGAGCTATAGCATTACCATCTTATTTTAACAAGTTTCTGCAACTTTTGATCTTATCTAGATGTTTGGTGGGCCGTCATCTGCGTTTCAGgctccttctttgcccGTCGCCTTCCAGTCCTGGCCCTCCACCGCCTATTTTTACGTAACAGTCGCGCAATTAAAATGGGCTCCTGCGCGCGCTTTGTTGTTGTCGAGCGGGCCGTGGTGTATTCATTTTTCTCTGACGTCTTTCTCCATACTGAAGAATCCACATTTCACCTTAGCCGATCTTTCCTTGCAAGGACTGCGAATATCCATTCAGGGCATCTACCACGGACGCTCCTGTCACTCTGAAGTAAACCATCACCGTCCGGCTACTTCCTCTCGCACGAGGCCCAGTCAACTACTGATCCTTTGTATCTCGCCTCGTACTTCGAAGAGTATTCGCCATGGGAGGACAACTGAGTAAAGCTCTTGGTACGTCCTTCGATTGCTAATCCAATCGCCCATCCCAAGCCAACTATAATTGACTATTTGACGACAGGCAGGTTATTTGGCAACAAGGAGATGCGGATCCTGATGTTGGGACTGGATGCCGCCGGAAAGACAAGTACGCAATCTTTCTATATATCATTGTGCCCTGTTGGAAGCGGACATGTTTCTGATGTCACTTATTAGCCATCTTATAtaagctcaagctcaaccaaAGCGTCACAACTATTCCCACTGTGGGGTTCAATGTGGAAACTGTCACATACCGAAACGTCAAATTCAACGTATGGGTATGTTTGTCTTTcccctccacatcctccttcttactCCGGCTTTCTTACTCGAATTGCTCATAGGATGTCGGAGGCCAAGATAAGATCCGTCCGTTATGGCGACACTACTATACTGGCACACAAGGTCTCATCTTTGTGATCGATTCTGGTGACAGGGACAGGATTGATGAAGCTCGACTGGAGCTGGAACGGATTTTGGCGGAtagggagatgaaggagtgTTTGTTGATGGTATTTGCGAATAAACAGGATTTACCTGGAGGTGGGTCCCATTTTTTTCGCTATTGATGTTCAATGCCTTgtggagggaagaagggcagaaGGAGACCTCCGTATTTTGGAAGAaacaaagatgaaaaaCAACAGCAAAAGGCAGCTTATGAATGAGTTACGCTAATCTACCTGTGATTCATAGCCATGTCACCAGCAGAAGTCACTGAAAAGCTTGGATTACATCGAATGAAAGATAGGTCGTGGTATGTCCATCCAAGGTACGTTATCCTTGTTCTCTTTACgcacctcctctccctcttcaatctcgcTTGTCAGCTGACATGCAAACAGTTGCGCAACGACTGGGGAAGGGTTGTTTGAAGGATTACAATGGCTTTCGAGTAATGTCAAGAACCTCAAGGTCTAAATCGCGGATCTTGAACGTTTTCCTTTATCATCCTCAATTATCCTGCACAACTATACCGGCCATAAATCGAAAACACATTGAATTTCCTATGTCTTTACCTAGGAGAAGAATATACCCCCTTTTATTAGATGAgatttttatttttttcctcAAGTCGTTTTTATTTTCAACAacattttcctcttttacTCTTTTGCCATTTCTTTAGTTGTCTGATTGGTGCATACATTTgattcctcatcttcttctcttttgttCTATTTATCTTTTGATTTCAAATGCCCTTAAGAAGGGTGACTGGAATCTTAATACTAGCGCGAAGGGCAGAGGGCACCGGGATTGGTCTTGAGGGGATGCTGGGTCTTATGATTATCATTGGAAAACCTGTGAGGGTGGTGTTCTAATGCATACGAACTAAATCAAATATAAAAACAACAATAATATAGGTTCAAGTAGTCATTTTCTACCTTGAAGAGTTGAAACGTTGGACGATGAAAGTGATCCTGGGGTTTGTGCAGGGATCGGCGGCGACAGAAGAAAATAGTCATTATCGAGTACTGAGGGTAAAGAAATGACACATGATATATCTTTGGTCGATGATTCACAACAGAAGAGAAAACAGGGAGCGAAGATAAATGAAAAAGAACACGAAAGGACAACAGATGCGATGGGCGATGATGTGGGCCTATCGCAAATCTTGTAATCTTATCTTGATACAAAGGaacgaaggaagagatagtTAGCATACGTCGGTCGTTCTTGATTATTATCTGCAGTTGAGGTATCAGGGTAGGTAAGAAGATCTCGCCGAAGTCATTATGAGCGGTAAGCAGAAATGGACAACAGATAAGGTATGAGCAAACATG
Coding sequences within:
- a CDS encoding 3-deoxy-7-phosphoheptulonate synthase; the encoded protein is MPSPTRVSVRDAMELLDDRRVKIVRPLIPPQILHEELPLSLRGAQTVLDGRRQVEAVIKGDDDRLLVVVGPCSVHDPEQAITYAKALKEYADQAAEDLVIVMRVYFEKPRTTVGWKGLINDPDMNGSYQINRGLKIARKLLLDITEIGLPAAGEFLDVISPQYLADLFAWGAIGARTTESQVHRELASALSMSVGFKNGTDGSIGIAIDAIKAAGSGHTFLSVTKQGLSAIVETEGNSSTHVILRGSSKGPNYGADDVAACAEKLNKSGLPAKIMIDCSHGNSSKQHLNQIKVGADIASQLSSGPTSNVIVGVMIESNIHEGRQNVPVEGPSGLKYGISVTDACISMEQTIPLLDELRKGVQARREAVKAKREGQQ
- a CDS encoding ADP-ribosylation factor 6 → MGGQLSKALGRLFGNKEMRILMLGLDAAGKTTILYKLKLNQSVTTIPTVGFNVETVTYRNVKFNVWDVGGQDKIRPLWRHYYTGTQGLIFVIDSGDRDRIDEARLELERILADREMKECLLMVFANKQDLPGAMSPAEVTEKLGLHRMKDRSWYVHPSCATTGEGLFEGLQWLSSNVKNLKV